The genomic DNA GTATTTTTCAAAGAGGAGAATACTTAAGTTTAAGGGAATTAATCAAGAAAGTTTGTGTTATGAACTGGAGGTGTAGAGGTTTTGTTTTCTACTGAACCTTTCTGTGTTGAAGACATACTGTAGTTTCTATTTAAAACTGTTCACAGGATATTCTCTTTATTCTAATTGTGCCAAGAGTCTGATTTCTGCAAGAATTTGttgttgaatttattttaaaaggtcatttttgaaGCAGTGAAATTCTAGTTACTTTCATTTAATTGAAATCTAaggcagacaaacaaaatgaagaacCATTTGCATGTTAAAATATAACCATATAAACAGAAAGCAGTACTGGGTTAAGCTTCCTCAGCTTCAATGTCCAAACAGTCTTGAAAAAATGTTACTCACCGAGACGATGATGATTTTGCGGTTCCCGTCTTCGTCCCTGATGCTGTTGTCCAGCATGAGGCGTCCTCTGTACGCAGGCGGGACCATGGCGTGTTCGTTAATGGGGTCGTCACCCAGTAAGGAACTCAGGCCATCTTGCTCTATTTCGCCATCTTCTACTTTAGTCGCCGGTGAAGCTACAGTTAGCAAGTGGCTGTTCAGCTCAGAAAACAGCACTAGCGTAAAAAGGATGGAATATGCTGAGACCATGGTATCTACGATATTTAGCTCTGAGGGCTGTCACTGATCTCACCTCGCCTGACGACTGTGTAGACTGGGCAGTCGGCCGCTTTATATACTGAAGGAGTGATTCTGCTTGATTGTTAAAGGTAAAAAGGCATCATGTCTCCTGCAGGGGTACATCCGTGTTGAGGGCCAAAGGTCACAG from Paralichthys olivaceus isolate ysfri-2021 chromosome 23, ASM2471397v2, whole genome shotgun sequence includes the following:
- the pmch gene encoding pro-MCH, which codes for MVSAYSILFTLVLFSELNSHLLTVASPATKVEDGEIEQDGLSSLLGDDPINEHAMVPPAYRGRLMLDNSIRDEDGNRKIIIVSDMRQRGRGTRGLNSVLTRSLPLLADQKLSRAPAEYSFKIDRRDTDFNMLRCMIGRVYRPCWESSNIP